A stretch of Coleofasciculaceae cyanobacterium DNA encodes these proteins:
- a CDS encoding type IV pilin-like G/H family protein, producing the protein MNNVFTAKLLNNLRIKKGNKGFTLIELLVVVIIIGVLAAVALPNLLGQVGKARESEAKTAMGAMNRAQQAYHLEASKFYGEVATATNDFLGTEAALGVVPGVEFYDYGNKTADGGNATNSTFVAVAKNPDNDGTRDFAAGVNYSGGAFKTAMCVATGKDTGTTRTSAGTESLVTATPATPACTGGNLIK; encoded by the coding sequence ATGAATAACGTATTTACTGCTAAATTATTAAACAACTTACGTATCAAAAAAGGCAACAAAGGTTTTACTTTAATTGAATTATTGGTAGTTGTAATTATCATCGGTGTATTGGCTGCCGTTGCCTTGCCTAACTTACTTGGTCAAGTTGGTAAAGCCCGTGAGTCTGAAGCGAAAACTGCTATGGGCGCAATGAACCGCGCTCAACAAGCTTATCATTTAGAAGCAAGTAAGTTTTATGGAGAAGTAGCTACCGCCACTAATGATTTTTTAGGTACTGAAGCTGCATTAGGAGTAGTCCCTGGTGTTGAATTTTATGACTACGGAAACAAAACTGCTGATGGTGGTAATGCTACTAATTCAACCTTCGTTGCTGTTGCCAAAAATCCCGATAATGATGGAACTCGTGATTTTGCCGCAGGCGTAAACTACTCTGGTGGTGCATTCAAGACTGCTATGTGCGTAGCTACTGGAAAAGATACTGGTACTACAAGAACTTCAGCAGGTACTGAAAGTTTAGTCACTGCAACTCCTGCAACTCCTGCTTGTACTGGTGGTAATTTAATAAAATAG